A stretch of the Lolium perenne isolate Kyuss_39 chromosome 3, Kyuss_2.0, whole genome shotgun sequence genome encodes the following:
- the LOC139838687 gene encoding uncharacterized protein, with amino-acid sequence MREGRVRTRGGDVDLEIYNKMRLKKPDLSQPQPSLPEYFGTYAEDVENYCEMVRHRHPEVDDPMSAEVDEESLVLSSGGLPHGRLAMLNKAVKHTLTTTFTRLKAGLTKDSPPLPPRRRARQQPAYDPDFEAAYVAAHQEYQVAFNQHQQHFMEYMAYIHVSSNLCFRK; translated from the exons ATGCGAGAGGGCCGCGTTAGGACCCGAGGAGGAGATGTCGACCtcgagatatacaacaagatgcggcttaagaagcccgatctctcgcagcctcagccctcgctccctgagtacttcggcacctacgccgaggacgtcgagaactactgcgagatggtgaggcatcgtcacccggaggtggatgaccccatgagcgcggaggtcgacgaggagtcgttggtcctgtcgtccggagggttgccgcatggccgtctcgccatgctgaacaaggccgtcaagcataccctcaccacgaccttcacgcgtctcaaggcgggactcaccaaggacagcccccctctcccgcctcgtcgccgggctcggcaacaacccgcatacgac cctgacttcgaggccgcctacgtggccgctcatcaagaatatcaggtggccttcaaccagcaccagcagcacttcatggagtacatggcatatatacatgtaAGTTCCAACCTTTGTTTTCGCAAATGA
- the LOC127344039 gene encoding cyclic nucleotide-gated ion channel 4-like, with translation MLSSLQLCTARRGSGSTVSIMPTAASSSSATSSSSAAASPHGGAVRRVGEYQREKSSPGGGGKRGRRRLAAWASIDPRARWAREWDRAYLLACAAGLVVDPLFLYSVSLSGSLMCVFVDGWFAASVTALRCMVDAVHVWNLLMRLRMACAPDQEAAPGEEDADEEAKLQGGSGRSSNDINVGGAAVPAQPQKSKRGLFLDVFVILPVMQVVTWVGIPAMIRAGSTTSVMTVLLVAFLFEYLPKLYHSARFLRRMRNVSGYIFGTIWWGIALNLMAYFVAAHAVGACWYLLGAQRATKCLREQYCDDGRGGCAAAALACARPLYYGGGGGSTTAVGADRLQWAGNSSARATCLDSGDDYEYGAYKWTVMLVANPSWVEKILLPIFWGLMTLSTFGNLASTTEWSEIVFNIITITGGLILVTMLIGNIKVFLNATTSKKQAMHTRLRSVEWWMKRKNLPQSFRHRVRQYERQRWAATRGVDECRIVRDLPEGLRRDIKYHLCLDLVRQVPLFQHMDDLVLENICDRVKSLVFPKGEAIVREGDAVRRMLFIVRGHLQSSQVLRNGATSCCMLGPGNFSGDELLSWCLRRPFLERLPASSSTLVTLESTEAFGLEAADVKYVTQHFRYTFTNEKVRRSARYYSHGWRTWAAVAVQLAWRRYKHRKTLTSLSFIRPRRPLSRCSSLGEEKLRLYTALLTSPKPNQDDLL, from the exons ATGCTGTCCTCTCTGCAGCTGTGCACCGCCCGGCGTGGCAGCGGGAGCACCGTGTCGATCATGCCGACCGCCGCGTCCTCCTCGTCCGCCACCTCGTCGTCTTCCGCCGCCGCGTCGCCCCACGGCGGCGCCGTGAGGCGGGTAGGAGAGTACCAGCGAGAGAAGAGCTCGCCGGGCGGCGGCGGCAAGCGCGGGCGGCGGAGGCTGGCCGCGTGGGCGTCGATCGACCCCCGGGCGAGGTGGGCGCGGGAGTGGGACCGCGCCTACCTGCTGGCCTGCGCGGCGGGGCTCGTGGTCGACCCGCTCTTCCTCTACTCCGTGTCCCTCAGCGGCTCACTGATGTGCGTCTTCGTCGACGGCTGGTTCGCCGCGTCGGTCACCGCGCTCCGGTGCATGGTGGACGCCGTGCACGTCTGGAACCTGCTCATGCGGCTCCGGATGGCGTGCGCGCCGGATCAGGAGGCGGCGCCGGGGGaggaggacgcggacgaggagGCCAAGCTGCAGGGGGGTAGCGGCCGCAGcagcaatgacatcaacgtcggcGGCGCCGCCGTGCCGGCTCAGCCGCAAAAGTCCAAGAGAGGGCTCTTCTTGGACGTCTTCGTCATTCTTCCGGTGATGCAG GTGGTGACCTGGGTGGGCATCCCGGCGATGATCCGCGCGGGGTCGACGACGTCGGTGATGACGGTGCTGCTGGTGGCGTTCCTGTTCGAGTACCTGCCCAAGCTCTACCACTCGGCCCGCTTCCTCCGGCGGATGCGGAACGTGTCCGGCTACATCTTCGGCACCATCTGGTGGGGCATCGCGCTCAACCTCATGGCCTACTTCGTCGCCGCTCAC GCGGTGGGCGCGTGCTGGTACTTGCTCGGGGCGCAGCGGGCCACCAAGTGCCTGAGGGAGCAGTACTGCGACGACGGGCGCGGCGGGTGCGCGGCCGCGGCGCTGGCGTGCGCGCGGCCGCTCtactacggcggcggcggcggatctaCTACGGCGGTGGGCGCGGACAGGCTCCAGTGGGCCGGCAACTCCAGCGCGAGGGCGACGTGCCTGGACAGCGGCGACGACTACGAGTACGGGGCGTACAAGTGGACCGTCATGCTGGTGGCCAACCCCAGCTGGGTCGAGAAGATCCTCCTCCCGATATTCTGGGGCCTCATGACGCTCAG TACCTTTGGGAACCTGGCGAGCACGACGGAGTGGTCGGAGATCGTGTtcaacatcatcaccatcactGGCGGGCTGATACTCGTCACGATGCTCATCGGTAACATCAAG GTGTTCCTGAACGCGACGACGTCCAAGAAGCAGGCGATGCACACGCGGCTGCGGAGCGTGGAGTGGTGGATGAAGCGCAAGAACCTGCCACAGAGCTTCCGGCACCGGGTCCGGCAGTACGAGCGGCAGCGCTGGGCGGCCACCCGCGGCGTGGACGAGTGCCGCATCGTGCGCGACCTCCCGGAGGGCCTCCGCAGGGACATCAAGTACCACCTCTGCCTCGACCTCGTCCGGCAGGTGCCGCTGTTCCAGCACATGGACGACCTGGTGCTCGAGAACATCTGCGACAGGGTCAAGTCGCTCGTCTTCCCAAAAGGAGAAGCG ATCGTCAGAGAAGGCGACGCGGTGCGGAGGATGCTCTTCATCGTGCGCGGCCACCTGCAGAGCAGCCAGGTGCTGCGGAACGGCGCCACGAGCTGCTGCATGCTGGGCCCGGGGAACTTCAGCGGCGACGAGCTACTATCGTGGTGCCTGCGGCGGCCCTTCCTGGAGCGGCTGCCAGCGTCGTCCTCCACGCTGGTCACGCTGGAGAGCACGGAGGCGTTCGGGCTGGAGGCCGCCGACGTCAAGTACGTCACGCAGCACTTCCGCTACACCTTCACCAACGAGAAGGTGCGCCGCAGCGCCCGCTACTACTCGCACGGGTGGCGCACCTGGGCCGCCGTGGCGGTGCAGCTCGCGTGGAGACGGTACAAGCACCGCAAGACGCTCACTTCGCTGTCATTTATCCGGCCACGCAGGCCACTGTCGCGGTGCTCATCGCTCGGGGAGGAGAAGCTGCGCCTTTACACCGCGCTGCTCACCTCGCCCAAGCCCAACCAGGACGACCTGCTGTAG
- the LOC127344041 gene encoding external alternative NAD(P)H-ubiquinone oxidoreductase B3, mitochondrial — protein MASSGGLSLVRRAVEAVRRTPRWQKRLVFLTVGVGTVSYACQDNRVLQINEGSTGKKKVVILGTGWAGASFLRNIDTSLYDVHVVSPRNYFMFTPLLPSVTCGTVEPRSIVEPIRNIVRKRGGAFRFWEAECFKIDPTSKKIHCRAGDGTNVDGNGEFVVDYDYLVVTVGAKPNTFNTPGVVENCHFLKEVEDAQKIRKSVMKCFEKASLPNLTEEERKKNVHFVVIGGGPTGVEFAAELHDFVNEDLAKLYPDVKKYVNISVIEAGDHILTMFDKRITHFAEDKFKREGIDLKTNFKVVKVSDKTITMTNPATGEIAVPYGLAVWSTGIGTRPIIMDFMKQVGQATRRVLATDEWLRVNGCDNVYALGDCATITQRKVMEDVDAIFRVADKDNSGTLSVKKIKNVLGDIYQRYPQVELYLKTNQMKGFHDLLKDKESEELNIEEFKKALAQVDSQVKMLPATAQVAAQEGAYLADCFNRMNTCEENPEGPLRIRGAGRHRFKPFRYRHLGQFAPLGGEQTAAQLPGDWVHVGHSTQWLWYSVYASKQFSWRTRMLVVTDWGRRFIFGRDSSSL, from the exons ATGGCGTCGTCGGGGGGACTCTCGCTGGTGCGCCGCGCCGTCGAGGCCGTGCGCCGCACGCCGCGCTGGCAGAAGAGGCTCGTCTTCCTCACCGTTGG AGTTGGCACTGTAAGTTACGCTTGTCAGGATAATCGGGTTCTTCAAATCAATGAGGGTTCAACAGGCAAGAAAAAAGTGGTTATACTTGGAACTGGTTGGGCAGGCGCAAGTTTCTTGAGAAATATCGACACCTCTTTGTATGATGTCCATGTGGTATCACCTCGCAACTATTTCATGTTCACTCCTTTGTTGCcgagtgtgacatgtggcactgtCGAACCACGTAGTATTGTGGAGCCAATTCGCAATATTGTGAGAAAG AGAGGTGGTGCATTTAGATTCTGGGAAGCAGAGTGCTTCAAGATTGATCCAACAAGCAAGAAGATCCACTGCAGAGCAGGCGATGGGACCAATGTTGATGGCAATGGGGAGTTTGTTGTGGACTATGATTACCTTGTTGTGACTGTTGGAGCTAAACCAAATACTTTCAACACCCCGGGTGTTGTTGAAAATTGCCATTTCCTAAAG GAAGTAGAAGATGCTCAAAAGATCAGGAAGAGTGTCATGAAATGTTTTGAAAAAGCCTCACTTCCTAACCTTACTGAGGAAGAGCGGAAGAAGAATGTTCATTTTGTTGTTATTGGCGGTGGCCCAACAGGGGTAGAATTTGCTGCAGAGTTGCACGACTTTGTCAATGAGGACTTGGCAAAGTTGTATCCTGATGTAAAGAAGTATGTGAATATTTCAGTAATTGAAGCTGGAGATCATATCCTTACAAT GTTTGACAAAAGAATCACTCATTTTGCTGAGGACAAGTTCAAGAGGGAAGGTATTGATCTGAAGACAAACTTTAAGGTCGTGAAGGTGTCTGATAAGACTATCACCATGACTAATCCTGCAACTGGAGAGATTGCTGTTCCTTATGGCCTGGCTGTTTGGTCCACTGGAATTGGGACACGTCCGATAATTATGGATTTCATGAAGCAAGTTGGGCAG GCAACCCGTCGTGTGCTAGCAACAGATGAGTGGCTTAGGGTTAATGGATGTGATAATGTATATGCACTTGGTGATTGTGCAACTATTACTCAAAGAAAAGTGATG GAAGATGTTGATGCAATATTCCGAGTAGCAGACAAGGATAACTCTGGCACTCTATCtgtaaagaaaataaaaaatgttCTTGGAGACATCTACCAAAGGTACCCACAGGTGGAGCTGTATCtcaaaaccaaccaaatgaaGGGCTTCCATGACCTACTGAAAGATAAGGAGTCAGAAGAACTGAACATCGAAGAATTCAAAAAAGCCCTTGCTCAAGTTGACTCGCAAGTCAAGATGCTCCCAGCAACAGCTCAG GTTGCTGCACAAGAGGGAGCTTATCTGGCAGACTGCTTCAATAGGATGAATACTTGTGAAGAAAATCCAGAAGGCCCTCTAAGGATCAGGGGTGCAGGGCGTCATCGGTTCAAACCTTTCAG GTATAGGCATCTTGGCCAATTTGCACCGCTTGGTGGAGAGCAAACAGCTGCGCAGTTGCCTGGTGATTGGGTACATGTAGGCCACAGCACTCAATGGCTGTGGTATTCTGTCTATGCAAG CAAACAATTCAGCTGGCGCACAAGGATGCTAGTGGTTACTGATTGGGGAAGGCGGTTCATCTTCGGAAGGGACTCCAGCAGCCTATAA
- the LOC139838688 gene encoding uncharacterized protein: MIGALLRKFWPGKYYPLGTVPAGEKKLATTWTDYESAPGVGFPTAAEAVMRKFWCFYRVAPEVEETAANRTLRATCERLTPQVWYNQRITSASHFWAERGERVHKPDIVGKNAKAEYEMTVDDYMSVIPDWAEPHAEAWEEMVRTRWLKMDEDFAAVARRNAENRGDGGTHCGETSATSATRGSRYV; encoded by the exons atgattggagctttgcttaggaagttctggccgggcaagtactatcccctcggcactgtcccagctggcgagaagaagctagccactacttggacggactacgagagtgcccctggcgtaggcttcccgacggctgctgaggccgtgatgagaaagttttgg tgtttttatcgtgtggcgcccgaggttgaggagacggccgcgaacaggactttgcgggcgacttgtgagaggttgacaccgcaggtgTGGTACAACCAAAGGATCACGTCCGCCAGTCACTTCTGGGCAGAGAGAGGCGAGAGGGTCCATAAGCCGGACATTGTCGGTAAGAATGCTAAGGCCGAGTACGAGATGACGGTGGATgactacatgtcg gttatccccgattgggccgagccgcatgccgaggcatgggaggagatggttaggacgaggtggctcaagatggacgaggactttgcagccgtggcgaggcggaacgcggagaaccgaggcgacggtggcacacactgtGGGGAAACCTCAGCTACGAGCGCTACAAGGGGAAGCCGGTATGTATAG